Genomic segment of Melospiza georgiana isolate bMelGeo1 chromosome 12, bMelGeo1.pri, whole genome shotgun sequence:
GGCCTGGCCTGGCGGGGCTGGGTCCGGCTCAGTCGGACAGGCTCTCCGAGAAGGCCGACTTGGATTTCTGCGTCTGCTCCAGCCGGTTCAGGATGAACTGGCTCGTGTCGATGAAGCGCTCCACGCAGTTCACGAAGCACGTCTCGGCCCGGCTGTCCAGCTTGGGGCCCGGCTTGTCCATGCACTTCTCCTGCACACAGCGGGGTCCCGTTGGTACCGCAGCCCGACCGGGGCCGTGCCTGCGGCCATCTCCCGCCCTCGGGGCCCCGATCCCCTCGGGACCCTCAGCCCGGCTCGGCCGCTCTCCACGCGTGCTCTGCCCGCCCCGGAGAGCCGCCCCCTCCCGCTCTGTGCTCAccggagctggggctgctcccacgGAGGCTCCATTTTGTCCCCATCAGCCTCCTCCCCCCGGGGACAAAGGTCTGCGCGGCCTCCCAGCCCGCCTCGCCCCACCGTCGCCACCGGGTCACCGGAGCcgccggccctgcccgccgccCGTACCCAGCAGAGCTCGGTCATCTGGTgcaccagctgctggaagcGCTGCTTCTGCGTCTCCACCTCGATGAAGCGCtggagctgggggtcggccCCGCCCAGCCCGGCGGCGGACGGCGGGTCCATGGCGCTCCCGGTGTGCCCCCGGTCCCTCCCGGTGCCGCCGCGCCGCGACCTTCACGTGCCGCCGGTGCCGCGCCCGCCCCTTCCGCCCGCGCCGCGCCTGCGCGTCCGCCCGCCGCGCGCCCCCTGCCGGCGGGGCGGAGCGGCCGCAACGGGGAGGCCTTGGAACCGTTTTATTGTCCGGGACCGACCGGAGCGGGGCGGGGTGCGATGGGGCTCCGGGGCGGTGATGGAGCTCCAGGGATGTGATGAAACTCCAGGGACgtgatggagctctgagcatgTGCTGGAGCTCCAGGGCGGTGATGGAGCTCCAGGGATGCGATGGAGCTCCAAGGCGCTGATGGAGCTCTAAGGCACTGATGGAGTTCTGGGGATGTGATGGAGTTCTGGAGTGgtgatggagctctgagcacatGATGGAGCTCCAGGGATG
This window contains:
- the TIMM8A gene encoding mitochondrial import inner membrane translocase subunit Tim8 A; its protein translation is MDPPSAAGLGGADPQLQRFIEVETQKQRFQQLVHQMTELCWEKCMDKPGPKLDSRAETCFVNCVERFIDTSQFILNRLEQTQKSKSAFSESLSD